AAGATCAGTCTCAATCGATCGTCCTGAAGGTGCATGTCCTGTTGGTCGTCATTGAGATTGTGCCCGGCCGGCGGAGTGACGGTTTCTGCGTGATAACGGATGGAGTCTTCATGATCGAGATGCGTCTTCTCGCGCCGGCTGCGGTCGATGAGCTTGCGGTGAGCGGCTGCCGTGATCCAGGCTGCAGGATTCTGAGGAATTCCGCGCTCGGGCCAGGAAGCCAGCGCGGAGGCAAACGCTTCCTGCATGGCTTCCTCAGCCCGGTCGAAGGATCCCGAGATGCGAATCAAGGTGGCGGCAATGCGGCCGGACTCCTGTCGAAAGACGGATTCCGCAACCGAATGGGCCTCCGGAATCATCGGCGGCTACGGAAGTTTCGGCAGATCATCAACCGGGCGGATTTCAATGCATCCTTCGCGGCCTTTGCACACTGTTGGAATCCGCTTTCCCCATTCGATCGCTTCGTCCAGATCCTTGCACTCGAGAATGTAATATCCCGCAAGCTGTTCCTTCGTCTCCGCGAATGGCCCGTCGACTGTTACCGGGAAACCCTGGTCGAACCGGACGGTCGTCGCGGTACCCGTCGATTTGAGCCGTTCGACTCCGAGCAACACTCCCTTCCGTCCGGCGTCCCGCAGGACGGCTGCATGGTCCTGCATGACCTGCTGCATCTCCTCCTGCGAGCGGGGCTCGTCCGTTTCCTGCGAATAGATCAGAAACATGTAGCGCATGGTCTTCAGGAAAAATTCATTATGGGACGCACTTCGACGCACCCGAAACGGGCGCCCGGAATCTTTGCGGCCATCGCGATTGCTTCGTTCTTATCCTGCGCTTCAACGAGATAAAACCCGCCCAACTGTTCTTTCGTCTCGGCGAACGGCCCGTCTGTCGTGAAAACCTGACCATCCCGGACCCGC
This portion of the Terriglobia bacterium genome encodes:
- a CDS encoding YciI family protein yields the protein MRYMFLIYSQETDEPRSQEEMQQVMQDHAAVLRDAGRKGVLLGVERLKSTGTATTVRFDQGFPVTVDGPFAETKEQLAGYYILECKDLDEAIEWGKRIPTVCKGREGCIEIRPVDDLPKLP
- a CDS encoding YciI family protein, with translation MQFLLMIYESEERFAKGFDPEEMKEYGAFGGAHAASIKGGNALQPTGTAVSVRVRDGQVFTTDGPFAETKEQLGGFYLVEAQDKNEAIAMAAKIPGARFGCVEVRPIMNFS